One Actinosynnema pretiosum DNA segment encodes these proteins:
- the pdxR gene encoding MocR-like pyridoxine biosynthesis transcription factor PdxR: MAVSDLPLSLDRSSPEPLAAQLADALRAAAADGSLRSGDRLPSTRALAKELAVSRTVTSAAYEQLHAEGWIAGRHGSGTYVTTTPPGAPGTATRFTEQPPRELVDLAPGSPWGGGLERAAWRRAWRAAADAPPLLRPHRAGLPEYRAAVAEHLLRHRGLAVRGGPRADLVLATGGTTAALFEIGLAVLSPGDAVAVEEPGYQRAVGALRALGLRVVPAPVDGEGMLVDAVPDGVRAVYCSPAHQYPLGGRMSAGRRVALVERARRDGWLVLEDDYDGELRYDVSPLPLLAALAPDVVVHLGTTSKILTPTLGAGWSVAPRAVAEAVLEHRARTGTSPAAAGQRVLVELARTGDLGRHLRRLRREFAERRGLVVGALGAAGLAVLGDDAGAHVVVPVGSAREERRVLAEAERRGLRLDGLERHHAGEPVVHGVAIGYGACTREQLEAALPVVVGLLG; the protein is encoded by the coding sequence TTGGCCGTGTCGGACCTGCCGCTGTCCCTGGACCGCTCCTCGCCCGAGCCGCTGGCCGCGCAGCTCGCGGACGCCCTGCGCGCCGCGGCGGCGGACGGCAGCCTGCGCAGCGGCGACCGGTTGCCGTCGACGCGGGCGCTGGCGAAGGAGTTGGCGGTGAGCCGCACGGTGACCAGCGCGGCCTACGAGCAGCTGCACGCGGAGGGCTGGATCGCCGGGCGGCACGGGTCGGGCACGTACGTGACGACCACGCCGCCGGGCGCGCCGGGGACCGCCACGCGGTTCACCGAGCAGCCGCCGCGCGAGCTGGTGGACCTGGCGCCGGGGTCGCCGTGGGGCGGCGGGTTGGAGCGGGCGGCGTGGCGGCGGGCGTGGCGGGCGGCGGCGGACGCCCCGCCGCTGCTGCGCCCGCACCGGGCCGGGCTGCCGGAGTACCGGGCAGCGGTGGCCGAGCACCTGCTGCGGCACCGGGGTCTGGCGGTGCGGGGCGGTCCGCGCGCGGACCTGGTGCTGGCCACCGGGGGGACCACGGCGGCGCTGTTCGAGATCGGCCTGGCGGTGCTGTCGCCGGGGGACGCGGTGGCCGTGGAGGAGCCGGGCTACCAGCGGGCGGTGGGTGCGCTGCGGGCGCTGGGCCTGCGCGTGGTGCCCGCGCCGGTGGACGGCGAGGGGATGCTCGTGGACGCCGTGCCGGACGGGGTGCGCGCGGTGTACTGCTCCCCCGCGCACCAGTACCCGCTCGGCGGCCGGATGTCGGCGGGGCGGCGGGTGGCGCTGGTGGAGCGGGCGCGGCGGGACGGCTGGCTGGTGCTGGAGGACGACTACGACGGCGAGCTGCGCTACGACGTCTCCCCGCTCCCGCTGCTGGCCGCGCTGGCCCCGGACGTGGTCGTGCACCTCGGGACGACCAGCAAGATCCTCACGCCGACCCTGGGCGCGGGCTGGTCGGTGGCGCCGCGCGCGGTCGCGGAGGCGGTGCTGGAGCACCGCGCCAGGACCGGCACGAGCCCGGCGGCGGCGGGGCAGCGGGTGCTGGTGGAGCTGGCGCGCACCGGGGACCTGGGACGGCACCTGCGGCGGCTGCGGCGGGAGTTCGCGGAGCGGCGGGGGTTGGTGGTGGGCGCGCTGGGCGCGGCGGGGCTGGCGGTGCTGGGGGACGACGCGGGGGCGCACGTGGTGGTGCCGGTGGGGTCGGCGCGGGAGGAGCGGCGGGTGCTGGCGGAGGCGGAGCGGCGGGGGCTGCGGTTGGACGGGCTGGAGCGGCACCACGCGGGGGAGCCGGTGGTGCACGGGGTGGCGATCGGGTACGGGGCCTGCACGCGGGAGCAGCTGGAGGCGGCGCTGCCGGTGGTGGTGGGGTTGCTGGGCTGA
- the ltrA gene encoding group II intron reverse transcriptase/maturase: protein MIALAEPKDKLGVTASRVANGPEDDFLDWDRIDFPAAEKSVRRLRRRIFTASQAGDLKKVRNLQKLMLRSRGNTVVSVRRVTQVNAGRRTAGVDGRVVAFDDQRAMLVWWVHRQVRPWRAKPVRRVYIPKANGKQRPLGIPVVVDRVLQARMVNALEPEWEARFEPRSYGFRPGRGCQDAVAQIFQSSRGKNPSRRWILDADLAAAFDRVDHEHLLARLGNLPGRGLVRQWLKAGAVDRGRFVPTGEGTPQGGVISPLLLNIALHGMEAAAGVRYRNLSGRIGYTEPGSPILVRYADDLVALCHTRDQAELVKSRLEEWLKPGGLSFNEDKTRIAHLDDDGYDFLGFTVRRYNGKLLVKPSRDAVARIRRRLRAEILSRNGDDVTALLRALNPIVRGWSAYYRTVVSKKVFNDLDSYVFHLLYKWGLRRHPRKSRRWMISRYFGRFNKSRNDNWVFGDHETGGYLQKFSWTRIVRHVMVIGTASVDDPTFTEYWARRRRRSILPVDTTTLRLLKQQQGRCWVCADYLLYADHQPRSPNEWEQWLRVVKKAMNAQHVASVSSDVTNNEPIRLMHSYCRARFRQEEQQSA, encoded by the coding sequence GTGATCGCACTGGCGGAACCGAAGGACAAGTTGGGCGTCACCGCTTCGAGGGTGGCGAACGGACCGGAGGACGACTTTCTCGACTGGGACCGGATTGACTTCCCGGCCGCCGAGAAGTCCGTACGGCGGCTGCGGCGGCGCATCTTCACGGCGAGCCAGGCGGGTGATCTGAAGAAAGTACGGAATCTTCAGAAGTTGATGCTGCGCAGCCGTGGCAACACAGTGGTCAGTGTGCGACGGGTGACGCAGGTCAACGCTGGCCGCCGGACGGCGGGCGTCGACGGCCGGGTAGTGGCTTTCGATGACCAACGCGCGATGCTGGTGTGGTGGGTCCACCGTCAGGTCCGGCCGTGGCGCGCGAAGCCGGTCCGGCGCGTGTACATTCCGAAAGCCAATGGAAAGCAACGCCCACTCGGGATTCCCGTCGTCGTCGACCGCGTGCTGCAAGCACGGATGGTCAACGCGCTGGAACCTGAATGGGAGGCCCGGTTCGAACCACGGTCGTACGGTTTCCGGCCGGGACGTGGCTGTCAGGACGCGGTCGCGCAGATCTTCCAGTCCTCGCGGGGCAAGAACCCGTCGCGGCGGTGGATCCTGGACGCGGACCTGGCGGCGGCGTTCGACCGCGTCGACCACGAGCACCTGCTGGCCAGGCTCGGGAACCTTCCCGGTCGCGGCCTGGTCCGGCAGTGGCTCAAGGCCGGTGCGGTCGATCGCGGGCGTTTCGTCCCCACCGGCGAGGGCACGCCGCAGGGCGGCGTGATCAGCCCGCTGTTGCTCAACATCGCGCTGCACGGAATGGAGGCCGCCGCAGGCGTGCGTTACCGGAATCTTTCGGGCCGGATCGGCTACACCGAGCCCGGTTCCCCGATTCTGGTGCGTTACGCCGACGATCTGGTCGCGCTGTGTCACACGCGTGATCAGGCCGAGCTGGTGAAGTCCCGGTTGGAGGAGTGGCTGAAACCGGGAGGGTTGTCGTTCAACGAGGACAAGACACGCATCGCCCACCTCGATGACGACGGTTACGACTTTCTCGGCTTCACTGTCCGGCGTTACAACGGGAAGCTGCTCGTCAAACCCAGCCGGGACGCGGTGGCCCGGATCAGACGACGGTTGCGTGCCGAGATCTTGTCCCGGAACGGGGATGATGTCACGGCGTTGCTGCGCGCGCTCAATCCGATCGTGCGCGGCTGGTCGGCCTACTACCGCACGGTGGTGTCCAAGAAGGTGTTCAACGACTTGGACTCCTACGTGTTCCACTTGCTCTACAAGTGGGGGCTGCGCCGTCATCCGAGGAAGTCGAGACGATGGATGATCTCGCGCTACTTCGGCAGGTTCAACAAGTCCAGAAACGACAACTGGGTGTTCGGCGACCATGAGACCGGTGGTTACCTCCAGAAGTTCAGTTGGACGAGGATCGTTCGACATGTGATGGTCATCGGTACGGCCTCGGTGGACGATCCCACCTTCACCGAGTACTGGGCACGGCGTCGCCGCAGAAGCATCCTTCCGGTCGACACGACCACCTTGCGGCTATTGAAACAGCAGCAAGGTAGGTGCTGGGTCTGCGCTGACTATTTGCTCTACGCTGACCATCAACCACGGAGCCCGAACGAATGGGAGCAGTGGTTGCGGGTGGTCAAGAAAGCGATGAACGCTCAACATGTCGCTTCTGTGTCATCCGACGTGACGAACAATGAACCGATCCGTCTCATGCACTCCTACTGTCGGGCAAGGTTCCGGCAGGAGGAACAGCAATCCGCTTGA
- a CDS encoding DUF397 domain-containing protein produces MNSEIQVTGAWRKSARSGNGAQCVELRCTSEVAREVRDSKAPQAGELSFGGAAWRSFLSTIQQG; encoded by the coding sequence ATGAACTCTGAGATCCAGGTCACCGGGGCGTGGCGCAAGTCCGCCAGGAGCGGGAACGGCGCGCAGTGCGTCGAACTGCGCTGCACGTCCGAGGTCGCGCGCGAGGTCCGCGACAGCAAGGCCCCGCAGGCGGGCGAGCTGTCGTTCGGCGGCGCGGCCTGGCGTTCGTTCCTGTCCACCATCCAGCAGGGCTGA
- a CDS encoding DUF5753 domain-containing protein, with the protein MEERDPGPVVQRLIYGVRAREYREAVNLEPGPASEKLGTKRAALSKCEAGLVADSETATERKITLYGILGPEAEEFRKLSKEARRRAAPERVTDHARQYVALERAATELRMIYTEVPGALQTAAYARTQLAHSPIVRQNDLASWAEVREKRGDLLADEMVTATGKPRRVSVILGEEALHRLVGGGAIMRGQLRRLLVFADLPHFSVRILPFSAGTTPALSSPFTLLWIEPANVHLAYVESMGGADYIKTTEPYVIAYDDAQRRALSESDSRALLESRANEL; encoded by the coding sequence ATGGAGGAGCGCGACCCCGGTCCGGTGGTGCAGCGGCTGATCTACGGAGTGCGGGCGCGGGAGTACCGCGAAGCCGTGAACCTGGAGCCGGGCCCCGCCAGCGAGAAGCTGGGCACCAAGCGAGCCGCCCTGTCGAAGTGCGAGGCGGGCTTGGTGGCGGACTCGGAGACCGCAACCGAGCGGAAGATCACCCTGTACGGGATCCTCGGCCCCGAGGCGGAGGAGTTCCGGAAGCTGAGCAAGGAGGCGAGAAGGCGGGCGGCGCCGGAGCGGGTGACCGACCACGCGCGGCAGTACGTCGCCCTGGAACGCGCGGCGACCGAGCTGCGCATGATCTACACCGAAGTGCCCGGAGCGCTGCAGACGGCCGCCTACGCGCGAACGCAGCTCGCGCACTCGCCGATCGTCCGGCAGAACGACCTCGCCAGCTGGGCGGAAGTGCGGGAGAAGCGGGGCGACCTCCTCGCGGACGAGATGGTCACGGCCACCGGCAAACCACGCCGGGTGTCGGTCATCCTCGGCGAGGAAGCCCTGCACCGCCTGGTGGGAGGTGGCGCGATCATGCGCGGCCAGCTCCGGCGACTGCTCGTGTTCGCGGACCTCCCGCACTTCTCCGTGCGGATCCTGCCCTTCAGCGCGGGCACCACCCCGGCGTTGAGCAGCCCGTTCACGCTGCTCTGGATCGAGCCCGCCAACGTGCACCTGGCCTATGTCGAGAGCATGGGCGGTGCGGACTACATCAAAACGACCGAACCGTACGTGATCGCCTACGACGACGCGCAGCGGCGGGCGCTGTCCGAGAGCGACAGCCGCGCACTACTAGAAAGTCGGGCCAATGAACTCTGA
- a CDS encoding COG3415 family protein has translation MTTRVHRERSRQSPHRHGVSFQRTRTWKTSTDPAFDAELDRVDEVRTRSPKRCFALGQFGPLAIRPHHGSGSAPRRRPDRRPATYRRTRGIRCFHGCCSVGDDRLRGVTPTSSTPNAANGHASAANATNAGTDHGQPDQPGERSRPPP, from the coding sequence GTGACCACACGCGTTCACCGGGAACGATCACGCCAGAGCCCGCACCGGCACGGCGTCAGCTTCCAGCGCACCCGGACCTGGAAGACCTCCACCGACCCCGCCTTCGACGCCGAGCTCGACCGCGTCGACGAGGTCCGCACCCGGTCTCCGAAGCGGTGTTTCGCCCTCGGCCAGTTCGGACCACTCGCGATCCGCCCGCACCACGGCTCCGGCTCGGCGCCGCGCAGGCGTCCCGACCGGCGGCCTGCGACCTACCGGCGCACCCGCGGCATCCGCTGCTTCCACGGCTGCTGCTCCGTCGGCGACGACCGGCTCCGGGGCGTCACCCCGACGTCCTCGACGCCCAACGCCGCCAACGGGCACGCGTCCGCAGCGAACGCCACCAACGCCGGGACCGACCACGGGCAGCCTGACCAACCCGGCGAACGTTCGCGGCCACCGCCCTAG